GTACACAGGTATAagaacacacagatacacaggtATCAGTACACACAGGTATACAGGTAGaagtacacacaggtacacaggtaTCAGTACACAGGTACACAGGTAGaagtacacacaggtacacaggtatcagtacacacaggtacacaggtagaagtacacacaggtacacaggtaTCAGTACACAGGTACACAGTTATCAGTACATACAGGTACACAGGTATAagaacacacaggtacacaggtatcagtacacacaggtacacaggtataagaacacacaggtacacaggtaTCAGTACACAGGTACACAGTTATCAGTACATACAGGTACACAGGTATAagaacacacaggtacacaggtaTCAGTACACAGGTACACAGGTATAagaacacacaggtacacaggtataagaacacacaggtacacaggtaTCAGTACACAGGTACACAGGTATAagaacacacaggtacacaggtaTCAGTACACAGGTACACAGTTATCAGTACATACAGGTACACAGGTATAagaacacacaggtacacaggtaTCAGTACACAGGTACACAGGTATAagaacacacaggtacacaggtataagaacacacaggtacacaggtaTCAGTACACAGGTACACAGGTATAagaacacacaggtacacaggtaTCAGTACACAGGTACACAGTTATcagtacacacaggtacacaggtaTAAGTAGGACCTTGTGTTAACAGGTGAGGGGAGTAGGAGGTGAGTGGGAGGATTCGGATGTCTCACTGAGACGTTTCCAGGTTTTCACTCAGCTGTTAGGAGACAGACGACgtcaacagacagacaggtcagactgctgccaacacacacacgcactcataaacacacacacaaacacacgcacaagcacacgcacacacacacacacacacacacacacacacacactcctgcttgtaacagagtatttctacactgtggtattactactaaAACTACCTAAGTataagatctgaatacttcttctaccactgaAAGACAAATACACATCATGTagaatatatatctatatatagatatataaactggaaaaacaaagttgttaacttgtgtttggtggattatttctctgttgtatcaatgctaatggtgatgctaatgctaatggtcattgtattctacatggttggaaagcctgtttatttaccttcacaatgttGTCACACTTGTaaagatcatgcatttgtgggatgagcagcacagctgatgatgtgtggagcgcccaagaaacatgttccaaaatgctccgtcaatggtaaacagtgtattctcctgttggtgttgactcttgttttgagttgtttggtggatgattgaactctctatcagtaacaaggaacaaacaagacatattgattgattgaatccaccgtcaggagcctcagtagaggtggaagatccatatgcagccacaacagcctggcacctcctcctcatgctggtcaccaacctggtcacacgttgctgtgggatggcgttccattcctcaaccaggattggttgcaggtcagccagcgtggttgtgttggtcactctaacacgtacagcacgcccaagctgatcccacaagtgttgaattgggttgaggtctggactcttggaggccgttccattctctctactcccacattgtggaggtagtctgtgataaccctggctctgtggggggggggcgttgtttcttggaggatgaagttaggtcccagattgtggagatatgggatcaccactggctgcagaatctcatcctgatatctccctgcattgagatggccttcaatgatgacaagccttgttttaccagtgagggagatgccccccccccacaccatgacactgcccccaccaaaagctgttactccatcggttcaacaatcagcatagcgttctccacgtcgtctccatactttgacctgccatccgactttggcagacagaacctggactcatcactgaacatgacattcccccacatgttcaggttccattgtctgtgttggagacaccagcgccaacgggcctgacggtgaagggcagtcattgcaggcttcctggtagccttatgagaatacactgtttaccattgacggagcattttggcaaattgttcttgggcgctccccacatcatcagctgtgctgctcatcccacaaatgcatgatccttacaagtgtgacatcattgtgaaggtcaataaacaggctttccaacgatgtaaaatacaatgaccattaacattgatacaacagagaaataatccaccaaacacaagtttaactactttgtttttccagtatatatatctattacTTAATAGATGCATGcagccagcaggaggcagcAGAGCGTCTCTGTCCGTCACTCAGcctcattaaaataaatgagtGGTGTCAGTGTGACAACATGTgaagaaggtgtgtgtgttgtttctgACTGAAGAACTACACAAAGTACATGAAactgagtcagtgtgtgtgtgtgtgtgtgtgtgtgtgtgatcacacTGCCCCACACTGTTCACACCTTGTGTATACATACCAGTGTGCAGGCAGCAGCTTCTgtcactcacactcactcacacacacacacgatgagTTGTGTTTGAGTTGCTGTAACTAAGAACATTTACAGTGTTTTCTTAGTTTATCTTCATATCTCAGACACCAGCGTTGTTATTAATATCACAGTTATTACAGGTAATAATATTAACAGGTAATATTAgtgatgataataacaatattcTTAATTTATGTCTTGCTGCATTGGGATTAAATTACTGGTAAATGTTTATATCAAACacttttgatttgtttatttttttgctttctgtTATTATGaagacatatttattaattaactaAATCTGTTTATTAATCTGTTAACTCAGATTATCTGTTTGTTTGCTGACTTGATCAATATGTTCACtctgtttattcatttaatcatttatggagtttatcaatttatttttgtggtttattaattgttttatcaAATCTATTAACTAAACTTTAATTATTCTGATATGTATTTCTTTCTCTGGTTTATTCACctcttttctcatttttttttatctattctttccGATTCACTTAATTATTCACAGATTATTAATCTGTTGGCTCGGTTTATTAATCCATTTGTGCGGTTTGCCCGTCagcaaaattaataaatagattTAATAGGAAGTATAAACCTGGGACAGAAAGTCATGAACAGAAGATGTAACGGAGGAATAATCAGGACGATTCACCAAAACcataaattacaaaaacaagTGGAGGATTAGATTATAAATGATGAAGACTGTAAATCCATACAGAGACGCCTGCTGGTGAAGATGTGAACAGCAgtcacaacaaaaaacaacctGCATGATGGGAAATAATTCAATTTCAACGAACCCAAAAAATGATCTGTGGATTATTGTGAGGATCTTGAGGTTATATTAAATATCGTTTTTTTAAATGCTCCCCCATAAATCCGTTCCCGTCCACTGAGCTGACGTGGAAGATGTGAATCCCCACATTTaggtactttatactttatttcaaaTACCTTGAAAATGGCAGAGAGGCACACAGGCTACAAGAATGTGAAGCTAGTCAGCCAATATGAGCACCAGATAGATATCAGTCAtcacatgaaaacaaaaacaagaacaaaaaaaacatatttacagatATAAATTAACACATATTAAAACTCCAAAAGACACTGTGACGGcagaaatgtattaaaatggTATAAAACTGGTAAATATAAGTGATAATGGAATGTCAGCTTACATTTATACTGTGCGTAGTGCAAGgaatactgtcaataatacaAATGAAGAATTCACATTCataacagctttggtccaaagAGAACTGAAGGACGATGACAGAAACCCGGATGGATGAAACGGTACCGATCACAGACGGACTTCACTcggtttttttttgtagtttttgaaTATTTCGTTTTAACATGCTGCCCTGGATGAAGCCACATATTTAGTTTGGATACAGGTCCGACAAGCACAACATGTCCTACTCAAACTGAAACCATCACAAGCAGCTGGACGCTGGCAGTGGGCTCGCTGGGCTCGCTGGGCTCGCTGGGCTCGGTGGTCTGGGAGGAACCTGAGGCACTGGAGAGGTGGTGTCGTACATCCATCTGTAGTCCTTAAACCCCgtttacacatatatatatatatatatatacacaccttcTAATAAAACACAGTCTGCTTCATGATTCATCAATAACCTCATCAATAATTACTCTGATTATTCAATTATTCAACTGCACCTTCATGGTCTTCATCATTGGATATAGCCGTGTTATCACGTCACTAAATGTTCCACACGGAACATTTCCACGGCGGAAATGAAGTTGTCAATGTACCGTAGACGAGAGGAGAGAATGAACCTTCAacaaaccaaactccattcaaagaAGTTACAATTTAACACCGTCTAATTCTCCTCAGGAAGGTTTCTGATTTATCTAAACTCTGACTTTCATTTCTTTAGTTTTCACTTTTTAGTTCTAAACTAAACGTTCTCAGCGTCAGAATACAAGTGTGTGGATTATTCTGAGCAACAGGGACTTTATTCCTGTTAAAGGATCTTGAGGTTATAATCAATATTACTGTTTAAGTGCACCACTAAACACTAGAGCTCGTTGAGCTCCACTGAGCTGAGGTGAAGCAGCAGAGAGCGAACACTACGACAGTATCTGCCTGTAGACTCCACACGGAGAGAACGGTACAATCTGAAGTGGTGTACTCTGAAGACAAATCATTTGTTAACTATCTCAGGCCTGCACTGTGACGGcaggatgatggatgatgaccTTAGACCTTTGACCTTTCCTTCTCCGGACACAGACTGTGTTTTACTATCAGGTGTGAACGGGGTCTAAACATCAGGCTTCCTACGTTGTTTCAACAAATACTTTGACCAGTTTCAGTTTGATCTCTCCACTACAGATTACTGAACGCACAGAGACGGTATCGTCTGTTCGGACACAACAGGAAGTTCCCAGCGGCGCCGGGAACGCCGGGATCGCAGGAACCCTGAGATCTGtcgaaacaggaagtgttgtaGTTCAGCTCGGCGTCATCAGTGATTCCGTGTATTGAAGAATCCCACGCTGGTCGGCGACTCCTTCACCGTCACCGTGATGAAGTTGGCGGTGACGTCGGTGACGAACACGTGCTCCAGGAGGCTCCGGGCCGGCCGCCAGTCCGTCTCCGTGTCGGACTCCGTGGCGTCGTTGCCGAGGCTTGGCCTGCTGTTGTTTGGATACAGCGCGGCGTCGTGCTCCGATTCGCTGCTGCTGGTCTCGTCCGAGTCGCCGGTACTGAGCTCGTTCAGGCTGCGGTTCTGAGAGGCGAGCCCGTGTTTCCTCTCCTCGTGCCTCCCGCCGCCGTTCCCTCGAGCGGAGCCGCTCCCTGTCATCTTCTTAGTCTCTGCTAACCTCCCCTGCTCTGCACCGCCGCAGCCGCCACCTGCAGAGCGCTGCCCGCCGGCTGATGTTCGAGTCTCTTTGACACCGCCCGCTCCTCCTTTTACAACAACGCCGCCGCTCCGTAAGCTGGACCTGGACGCCGCCGCTCCGGCGTTGTTCCCCTGAAGGCTGCTGCCAGCCGGCGGCTTGCTGACGCTCTGCAGGTTGAGAGCTCGGAGGTTGAGCGCCTGGTTGGCTCGGTCTCGAGGCGTGGGCGAGGACGACGCTTTGGAGAGGTTCTGCTGCTTGTGTTGAACCAACCCGGCGCCGTCCTGCCTCCTCTGGCTCGGCGGCGTGCGCTGCACCGCCGCCTGGCCTCCAGCGAAGCCGCTGTGCAAACCCAACGAACCGCCGCCTTGTTTCAGAGCCGACACCTTGTAGCCGTCTCCTCTGCCGGTCTCTGAGATGGAGCGCTTCAGATCGGACAGAGAGTTCTTACTTTGCGTGGACGGACCGGTTTTGCTGTaggaggaggacggagacatGGAGCGGCTGGTCCAGATGCAGCTGAGGGATCCCGGTTTGGAGGCGGCGGTCTGGGAGAAGGAGCTGGCAGAGGCGGCCTCCTCTCTGGAGGACCTGCTCATCCCGGTGTAGGTGAAGCTGGCCGGCTGCAGAGGCTTCTTCACGCCGGGTCGGGGGTCCTCCCTGGGCGGTCTGAGCACCTGGTGGTGGCGTggtggatgaggaggaggtggaggaggtggaggaggaggaggaggaggaggtgaaggaggaggaggcggtcTGCTCTTGGCTTGTCGTAACGCCCTCAGGTCCGGATGGAGCGGCTTCCTCCCGCGCTTCTTCTTGCAGGGCAGATCGGGTTTGGCGAGAACAATCTGAGGCCTCTTCTGGGGGACGGGGTGGACGCGAGGACCGGGCTTCGCCTTCTTCGTGTGGtcttcatcctctgaggaagaggaggagggggacgACGAGAGgccggaggaagaggaggacgaggagcgGCTGTCTTTAGTGGCGGCTGGTGCCG
The genomic region above belongs to Sebastes fasciatus isolate fSebFas1 chromosome 20, fSebFas1.pri, whole genome shotgun sequence and contains:
- the LOC141758328 gene encoding chromobox protein homolog 2-like isoform X2, which codes for MEGVTVGQVFDAECILSKRPRKGRFEYLVKWRGWSSKHNSWEPEENILDPRLLAAFHKREQERELLFQKKGKRPRGRPRKILPAPAATKDSRSSSSSSSGLSSSPSSSSSEDEDHTKKAKPGPRVHPVPQKRPQIVLAKPDLPCKKKRGRKPLHPDLRALRQAKSRPPPPPSPPPPPPPPPPPPPPHPPRHHQVLRPPREDPRPGVKKPLQPASFTYTGMSRSSREEAASASSFSQTAASKPGSLSCIWTSRSMSPSSSYSKTGPSTQSKNSLSDLKRSISETGRGDGYKVSALKQGGGSLGLHSGFAGGQAAVQRTPPSQRRQDGAGLVQHKQQNLSKASSSPTPRDRANQALNLRALNLQSVSKPPAGSSLQGNNAGAAASRSSLRSGGVVVKGGAGGVKETRTSAGGQRSAGGGCGGAEQGRLAETKKMTGSGSARGNGGGRHEERKHGLASQNRSLNELSTGDSDETSSSESEHDAALYPNNSRPSLGNDATESDTETDWRPARSLLEHVFVTDVTANFITVTVKESPTSVGFFNTRNH
- the LOC141758328 gene encoding chromobox protein homolog 2-like isoform X1, with product MEGVTVGQVFDAECILSKRPRKGRFEYLVKWRGWSSKHNSWEPEENILDPRLLAAFHKREQERELLFQKKGKRPRGRPRKILQPAPAATKDSRSSSSSSSGLSSSPSSSSSEDEDHTKKAKPGPRVHPVPQKRPQIVLAKPDLPCKKKRGRKPLHPDLRALRQAKSRPPPPPSPPPPPPPPPPPPPPHPPRHHQVLRPPREDPRPGVKKPLQPASFTYTGMSRSSREEAASASSFSQTAASKPGSLSCIWTSRSMSPSSSYSKTGPSTQSKNSLSDLKRSISETGRGDGYKVSALKQGGGSLGLHSGFAGGQAAVQRTPPSQRRQDGAGLVQHKQQNLSKASSSPTPRDRANQALNLRALNLQSVSKPPAGSSLQGNNAGAAASRSSLRSGGVVVKGGAGGVKETRTSAGGQRSAGGGCGGAEQGRLAETKKMTGSGSARGNGGGRHEERKHGLASQNRSLNELSTGDSDETSSSESEHDAALYPNNSRPSLGNDATESDTETDWRPARSLLEHVFVTDVTANFITVTVKESPTSVGFFNTRNH